GTCACCAGCAAGGAAAAGCGCCGCGCGGCACTTTCCAAGTGGTTCTTCGAGGACCGTGTTGCCCCGGCAACACCCGCCGAACTCGAAGCCGCCCACGCACATGGCCACCATGAAGCCATTGAAGCAGGCGAAGACCAGAAGAGCCTGAGCCACTAACGCTTGGAACTCGCATAAAAGTAGGGGCCCGGTCCAATGGACCGGGCCCCTACTTTTTGTGCACCAGCTTTACCCCCGTAAACCCTTTTCCCCGGGCTCTGTGCGGCTGTACTTCCGCACTGCCGCCATACATGTATGGGCGCGCCCGTCCTGGCGGGCGCTAGGGCTGAGTGCGGTACCCCGAGGAGTAGTTGCGCGTAGGCCTCACTCCTGGGCGTTGCAGGGGGACCCAGAGCTTGTAGCGGTCAGCCCTATAGTAAGAAACGGAGTAGTCCACCATGGCGCGGGCTACGAAAGCGTGCCGTTGAATCTTCAGCAAAGGGGCACCGACATCGACGTTGAGAAGCCGGGCTGTGGAGGGCGACGCTGCCGTGGCCTCAATCATGTCCTCGCCCCACTCCATTACCAAGCCAAAGCGTTCGCTCAGGACGTTGTACAGGGATGTGGGCGGCGCTTCATCCAACAGACCTGGGACGCGATGGGCGGGTATGAAGTTCTCATCAACACTCATGGGCTCATTGTCAGCGAGCAACAACCGCCTGAACCGGACCAGAGGCGTGCCTTCCTCCAGCTGGAGCTCCCGGGCCAGGAATGCACTGGCTGAGATCTGTTCGAAGCTGAGTACCTTCGCAGCCGGGACCATACCTCGGCGTTGCATCTCTTCGCTGTAGGACGTCAGTTTCACTTGAAGATCCAGCTTGGGCTTCCTCACGAAAGTCCCCAGCCCTACAACACGCTCAATGACCTCCTCGCCAACCAAGGCGTCAATGGCTTGGCGCACCGTCATCCGGGCCAGACCAAATCGGTCTGACAGATCCCGCTCCGAGGGAAGCGCAGAACCCGGCGGGCAGGATTGGGCAATGAAGGCCCGCAGGATCTCCCGGAGTTGTACGTAAATCGGAGTGCCACTGGTGCGGTCGATCTCGCCTGCTATGTTTGCTGCCTCAGGCACTGCGGCGGTCCAGCAATTGATTCATGCTTCAAGGATAATTCAGTGGCACTTCAGGTCTAGACCACGTGCGGTTCATGTGGAGCGGTGGGGCCCAGGGCGCTACGCTTGTATGGACAATTTTCCGACGGATGATCCGTCGACTACCAAGGGAGCTGGGTTGCCGGAGCAGAAGGCCATTGTGGCCGCGGAAATCGGGTTGCACGCACGTGCGGCAGCTGTGTTCGTCCGTGCTGTCACTGACACCGGCCTGCCGGTCACCATACGCAAACAAGACGGAGAACCTGTTGATGCACGCTCACTGCTGGAAGTGATGACGGAGGATTTCGGACACGGCTGCGAAGTACTTCTCGAAGTGGCACCAGACGCGCTGATCAGCGGACAAACCGTTCCCGAAGTTGAGAGTGCCTTGACCGCTCTTTCGGCCGTCCTTGGGGCCACAGAGGCTCGCTGAGCCCCTATTCAGGTAAAAGAAATGGGCCCCACCTTCCGGTGGGGCCCATTTCGTGTGCTTGGAACTAGCTGCTAGTGCGCGTGGTCGCCGCGGCTGTATTCAAAAACCCAGCCAACCAATGCCACGAGGGCGAGGCCACCGGCGACGTACGTCACCCAGAACCCAATGGCGAGGCCAAGGAATCCACCGGCACAAGCGAGACCCAGAACCAGCGGCCACCAGCTCCATGGGCTGAAGTGCCCCTGCTCGCCGGCGCCTTCGTGGATCTCGGCGTCGGGACGGTCCTCGGGACGAAGACCGATCCGCTTACCGGTGAAACCAAGATATGCGCCGATCATGCCCGCCAGGCCACCGACAAGGAGGATGCCCAGGACACCAACCCACTCGGACCATTCAGTCAGGAATCCGTAGGCGATGGCCACGGGGACGAAGAAGAAGACTCCGGCTCCAAAGAGCCACGATTCGATTTTCACTTGCTGACGTCCTTCTGGTCGGCATTACCCAAAACAGCTGCTGCAGGCGACGGGGCCTCGGCAGTGTGGACCTGTGCCAACTCAGGGTGGTGCAGGTCCAGCGCCGGGCGCTCCGAACGGATACGCGGCAAGGAAGTGAAGTTGTGACGCGGCGGCGGGCAGGACGTAGCCCACTCCAGCGAAGCACCGAAGCCCCACGGGTCATCCACTTCTACCTTCTTGTTGCTGCGCCACGTGATGTAGACGTTCCAGAAGAACGGCAGGAGCGAAGCACCCAGGACGAAGGAGGAGATGGTGGAGAACTGGTTCATCCACGTGAAGTTATCCTGCGGCATGTAATCGGCGTAGCGACGCGGCATGCCCTCAACACCCAACCAGTGCTGGATCAGGAAGGTGCCGTGGAAGCCGAGGAACAGGAGCCAGAAGTGAATCTTGCCAAGGCGCTCGTTGAGCATCTTGCCTGTCCACTTGGGCCACCAGAAGTAGAACCCTGCGAACATGGCGAACACGACGGTACCGAACACCACGTAGTGGAAGTGGGCCACTACGAAGTAGGAGTCGGAAACGTGGAAGTCAAGTGGCGGTGAGGCCAGGATGATGCCGGTGAGACCACCGAAGAGGAATGTCACCAAGAAGCCGATGCTCCAAAGCATGGGTGTTTCAAACGTTATGGAGCCCTGCCACAAGGTACCGATCCAGTTGAAGAACTTCACGCCCGTGGGCACTGCGATCAACATTGTCATGAAGGCGAAGAACGGCAGCAGCACCGAACCGGTCACGTACATGTGGTGTGCCCACACGGTGACGGACAACGCCGCAATGGCGATGGTCGCGTAGACCAGACCCTTGTAGCCGAAAATCGGCTTGCGGCTGAAGACCGGGAAGATCTCCGAAACGATGCCGAAGAACGGCAGCGCGATGATGTACACCTCAGGGTGCCCGAAGAACCAGAACAGGTGCTGCCACAGGACTGCACCGCCGTTCTCGGGGTCGAAGATGTGGGCACCAAAGCGTCGGTCGGCGCCAAGGGCGAACAAGGCAGCTGCCAGCGGCGGGAAGGCCATCAGGACCAGGATTGCCGTGACCAGCGTGTTCCAGGTGAAGATCGGCATACGCCACATGGTCATGCCCGGTGCACGCATGCAGATGATGGTGGTGATGAAGTTGACGGCACCAAGGATGGTTCCGAACCCGGAAAGGGCCAGGCCGAAGACCCACAGGTCACCACCTACACCAGGGCTGAAGGTGGTGTTCGACAACGGTGCATAAGCGAACCAGCCGAAGGAAGCAGCTCCCTGGGGAGTGATGAAGCCGGAGACAGCGATGGTCGAACCGAAGAGGAAGAACCAGAAAGCCAGGGCGTTCAGACGCGGGAAGGCGACATCGGGGGCGCCGATCTGCAACGGCATGATGACGTTCGCGAAGCCGGCAAACAGCGGCGTTGCGAACATCAGGAGCATTACGGTGCCGTGCATTGTGAACATCTGGTTGTACTGCTCTTTGGTCTGCAGGATCTGCATACCGGGTTCGAACAGTTCAGCGCGGATCAGCAACGCCATGACGCCACCGAGGCAGAAGAACACGAAGGACGCAATCAGGTACATGTACCCGATGGTCTTGTGGTCGGTGGAGGTAATCCAGTTGACGACGATGCGCCCCTTGGACTTAGGAACTACGGGGGCTTCTAGGACCCCCGGTGCGGATTGAGTGTACGTAGCCACGTCGCTCCCCTTACTTGGTTTCGTTCAGGTTCGGGTTGCGGTCGTATTCCGCACCGAGGAGGCCCGTGTTGCCTTCCTGGCGAAGCTTGTCCATGTGTGCCTGGAACTCAGACTCGGAGACAACCTTGACGCGGAAGAGCATTTCGGAGTGGTATTCACCGCAGAGTTCGGCACACTTACCATCGAAGGTGCCCTCCTTTGTGGGGGTGAACCTGATGTAGTTCGTCTTGCCGGGGATCATGTCGCGCTTCTGGAGGAAGGCGGGAACCCAGAATGAGTGGATGACGTCGCGGGAGTTCAGCTCCAGGTCCACGGACTTGCCAACCGGCAAGTACAGGGTGGGGAGCAGTTCCTTGTTGACCTCATTGCCGGTCAGGTGGGCCTGAACGCCGGCCTCGTGGAGGTCTTCATTGATGACCTCGCCCTTTTTGTAGTTGAAGTCCCAGGCCCACTGCTTGCCGCGGACGTCAACAACGACGTCGGCCGGCTGCGAGCGGTCATCGATCGCACGCTGGTCCTGGTCGGTGAAGTAGAAGAACACCAGCACCATGAACAGCGGAATGGTCAAGTAGAAGACCTCAAGCGGCAGGTTGTAGCTGAGCTGCTTGGGGAATCCCGTGGTGCCCTTGCGGCGACGGTAAGCGATGATGCACCAGACCAGGAGGCCCCACGTGATGATACCGACTGCCAAGGCGGCGATCCATGAGTTGACCCAGAGGTCCATGATCCGGTCAGTGTGGTTGGTCGTGCCGCGCTCTGTAGGCAGCCAACCCTTCTCTACCTCTGGTGAACATCCGGTCAAAACCAACGCGCCGGCTAGTGCCAAGCCAGTGATCGATGTGATCTTTATGCGTCGGCTGCCGGTTCGGTTCTGCGAACTCACAGACGGCCCTTCCTCTTGTTGCTGTCTCCCGGCAGGCCGAAGGCCCACCGGGCACACTAAAAGTTTTACTACCCGATGTAGAGCTTACCGCTATCAAGCGGTTTTCGCGCACATGTCAGCGCCGTGGCCCCGAATGGTTTTAAACCCACCCGAAGTGGCGCCGACATGCGGCGATGGCTCACATCAGTGGAACGAATCGCCGCAGGCGCAAGACCCGCCGGCATTCGGGTTGTCGATGGTGAAGCCCTGCTTCGAAATGGTGTCCTCGAAGTCGATGCTGGCACCGCTGAGGTACGGAACGCTCATCTTATCGACGACGACTTCAACGCCGTCGTAATCGCGTACAGCATCCCCATCAAGCAGTCGCTCGTCGAAGTAGAGCTGGTAGATCAGACCGGAGCAACCTCCAGGCTGGACTGCAACGCGCAGCCGAAGGTCGGTGCGCCCTTCCTGTTCCAGAAGGCTGCGGACCTTGCCTGCGGCAACGTCGGTCAGATTGACCTCGTGCGTGGCCAGCTCGTCGTTGGCGACGAGCTGTTCTCCGGTGCTGTTTTCGTTGGTTGCAGTGCTCATTGGCCTACCTTCTTATGAAGCTCCTGGCGGCGGCGCCGGAACGCTGCCTGCCCTTACCCAATTACCTACGGGTTATACCTAATGCTACGTCGCGCAGACGCTTAGCTATAACTCCTGACGTAACCACAGACAGCATTTGGTTGTTCCCGGCGCGCCGCCAAGGACTGAACTGACGCTAGCCCTTGAGTCCTTCAGCATTCAGCCTGGCCAGCATCAGGGCTTCAGCCAGCACGGCAAGCCGGAAGTCGCCGATGTGCAGGGATTCGTTGGCACTGTGAGCGCGGGAATCAGGGTCTTCCACTCCCGTCACAAGGATTTGAACGTCCGGATACACATCCATGAGGTCCGCAATGAACGGAATGGAACCGCCAATTCCCATTTCCACGGCTTGCACACCCCACGATTCGCCCAGCGCCCAAAGGGCTACCTTTGCAGCTGCTGAGGATGTATCGGTGGAAAAGGCGTTGCCGCGCTCCCCCGGTGTAAACGTCACCTTGGCGCCAAACGGTGCATGTGATTCGACGTGGGCCTTCAGCGCATCCATCGCGGACCCGGGGTCCTGGCCCGGGGCCAACCGCATGCTGAACTTGGCCCGGGCGGCCGGAATCAGCGTGTTGGACGCAACATCGACGGACGGGACATCCATACCGATGATGGACAGCGCGGGCTTGGTCCAGAGTCGGGAGGCGATGGTCCCGCTGCCGGCGAGCTTCACGCCGTCGAGCACTGAAGCATCCGCGCGGTAGTCCTCTTCGGCAAGGTCCACCGCCACGTCGTCACGAGCCACCAGGCCCGCGACCGCGACGTTGCCGTCGTCGTCATGCAGGGTGGCGATGAGCCGCGAAAGGAGGGTGGGGGCATCCAGCACAGGTCCACCAAACATGCCGGAGTGCACTGCATGGTCCAGGACACGCACCTCGAAGGTCCCGTCCACGAGTCCCCGAAGGCTGGTGGTCAGGGCCGGAACGCCGACTTTCCAGTTACTGGAATCAGCTACGACAATGACGTCGGCCCGCAGGAGCTCCTGGTGTTCCTCCAGGAAAGTCCGGAACGTGGGCGAGCCTGCTTCTTCCTCACCTTCGAAGAAGAAGGTCACGCCGAGCCCGAACTCGTCACCCAGAACTTGGGTCACGGCGCTGTAGGCGGCCAGGTGCGCCATGATTCCTGCTTTATCGTCGGCGGCACCGCGGCCGTACAGGCGGCCCTCGCGTTCCTCAGCCACGAAGGGCTCGGAGTTCCAGAGGCTCCGGTCCCCCGGTGGCTGAACGTCGTGGTGGGCGTACAGCAGGATGGTCGGTTTGCCGTCCGCGGCAGGACGGCGCGCGACGACGGCAGGGCCACCGGGGGTACCGTCGGC
Above is a genomic segment from Arthrobacter sp. YN containing:
- a CDS encoding GntR family transcriptional regulator, with protein sequence MPEAANIAGEIDRTSGTPIYVQLREILRAFIAQSCPPGSALPSERDLSDRFGLARMTVRQAIDALVGEEVIERVVGLGTFVRKPKLDLQVKLTSYSEEMQRRGMVPAAKVLSFEQISASAFLARELQLEEGTPLVRFRRLLLADNEPMSVDENFIPAHRVPGLLDEAPPTSLYNVLSERFGLVMEWGEDMIEATAASPSTARLLNVDVGAPLLKIQRHAFVARAMVDYSVSYYRADRYKLWVPLQRPGVRPTRNYSSGYRTQP
- a CDS encoding HesB/IscA family protein, whose protein sequence is MSTATNENSTGEQLVANDELATHEVNLTDVAAGKVRSLLEQEGRTDLRLRVAVQPGGCSGLIYQLYFDERLLDGDAVRDYDGVEVVVDKMSVPYLSGASIDFEDTISKQGFTIDNPNAGGSCACGDSFH
- a CDS encoding cytochrome c oxidase subunit 4, with product MKIESWLFGAGVFFFVPVAIAYGFLTEWSEWVGVLGILLVGGLAGMIGAYLGFTGKRIGLRPEDRPDAEIHEGAGEQGHFSPWSWWPLVLGLACAGGFLGLAIGFWVTYVAGGLALVALVGWVFEYSRGDHAH
- a CDS encoding HPr family phosphocarrier protein produces the protein MPEQKAIVAAEIGLHARAAAVFVRAVTDTGLPVTIRKQDGEPVDARSLLEVMTEDFGHGCEVLLEVAPDALISGQTVPEVESALTALSAVLGATEAR
- the ctaD gene encoding aa3-type cytochrome oxidase subunit I, translated to MATYTQSAPGVLEAPVVPKSKGRIVVNWITSTDHKTIGYMYLIASFVFFCLGGVMALLIRAELFEPGMQILQTKEQYNQMFTMHGTVMLLMFATPLFAGFANVIMPLQIGAPDVAFPRLNALAFWFFLFGSTIAVSGFITPQGAASFGWFAYAPLSNTTFSPGVGGDLWVFGLALSGFGTILGAVNFITTIICMRAPGMTMWRMPIFTWNTLVTAILVLMAFPPLAAALFALGADRRFGAHIFDPENGGAVLWQHLFWFFGHPEVYIIALPFFGIVSEIFPVFSRKPIFGYKGLVYATIAIAALSVTVWAHHMYVTGSVLLPFFAFMTMLIAVPTGVKFFNWIGTLWQGSITFETPMLWSIGFLVTFLFGGLTGIILASPPLDFHVSDSYFVVAHFHYVVFGTVVFAMFAGFYFWWPKWTGKMLNERLGKIHFWLLFLGFHGTFLIQHWLGVEGMPRRYADYMPQDNFTWMNQFSTISSFVLGASLLPFFWNVYITWRSNKKVEVDDPWGFGASLEWATSCPPPRHNFTSLPRIRSERPALDLHHPELAQVHTAEAPSPAAAVLGNADQKDVSK
- the ctaC gene encoding aa3-type cytochrome oxidase subunit II produces the protein MSSQNRTGSRRIKITSITGLALAGALVLTGCSPEVEKGWLPTERGTTNHTDRIMDLWVNSWIAALAVGIITWGLLVWCIIAYRRRKGTTGFPKQLSYNLPLEVFYLTIPLFMVLVFFYFTDQDQRAIDDRSQPADVVVDVRGKQWAWDFNYKKGEVINEDLHEAGVQAHLTGNEVNKELLPTLYLPVGKSVDLELNSRDVIHSFWVPAFLQKRDMIPGKTNYIRFTPTKEGTFDGKCAELCGEYHSEMLFRVKVVSESEFQAHMDKLRQEGNTGLLGAEYDRNPNLNETK
- a CDS encoding dipeptidase, whose product is MTSAHAEIPQNKQGHAGKTPVEQLSRAVDDSFDTTLASLKELVSIPGIAWASFDPNELDRSADAVAALVQAAGMEDVRILRCDKADGTPGGPAVVARRPAADGKPTILLYAHHDVQPPGDRSLWNSEPFVAEEREGRLYGRGAADDKAGIMAHLAAYSAVTQVLGDEFGLGVTFFFEGEEEAGSPTFRTFLEEHQELLRADVIVVADSSNWKVGVPALTTSLRGLVDGTFEVRVLDHAVHSGMFGGPVLDAPTLLSRLIATLHDDDGNVAVAGLVARDDVAVDLAEEDYRADASVLDGVKLAGSGTIASRLWTKPALSIIGMDVPSVDVASNTLIPAARAKFSMRLAPGQDPGSAMDALKAHVESHAPFGAKVTFTPGERGNAFSTDTSSAAAKVALWALGESWGVQAVEMGIGGSIPFIADLMDVYPDVQILVTGVEDPDSRAHSANESLHIGDFRLAVLAEALMLARLNAEGLKG